The nucleotide sequence ACGCGAGCGTTGAGGAGATCGCGATGAGCACCGACCGCCGCGAGCGGCGGCGCCGGTAGGCGCGACGGTCGAGCTCGAGCGCGCTGGGCTGGTGCAGGGTCACCGAACGAACGTAGCCGACGCGGTCACTTCAGCTGCGGTACGCCTTCGCTGAGCACCGAGAGCCACTCCTCCTCGAGCTCATCGAGCGTGCCGTTCTCGCGGAGGGTGTCGACAGCCGCGGTGACGTCCGCGGTCAGAGGGGAGTCCTTCGCAAGGAGCAGGCCCCATTGATCGGGGACTCCCGCCGCCGGCAGCTCGCCCACGGTGAAGGAGTCGTCGATGTAGAAGTTCACCGCGGTGTACGCGGTCGGGGTGTCGAGCACGATGGCGTCGATCTGGCCGGCCTTCAGGGCGGCGACGGCGTCCTCGTTGGAGCCGTAGAGCTGAGGCGCAGTGGTCGGGGCGATGGCCTGCTCGATCGTCGTCGCGCTCGTGGATCCCGACATCGCGCCCAGCACCAGACCCTTGAGTCCCGCGATGTCGGTCACTCCCTCGGCCGCGCCGCCCTTCAGCGCGACCACCGACTGGCTCGCCTCGTAGTACGGCGACGAGAAGTCGACGGCCTGCTTGCGCTCGTCGGTGATCGTGTACTGCTGGATGTTGAAATCGAAACTCTTCGGTCCCGGCGCGATCGCGGCCTCGAAGCTCGTCCGCACCCACTCGACATCCTCGGGGGCGAAGCCCAGCTCCTCGGCGACGGCGTAGGCGATGGCCGCCTCGAACCCCTCGCCCGACTCGGGGTCGTCGTCGATCACGTAAGGCTCATAGGCCGTCTCGCCGGTCGCGATGGTGAGCTTGCCGGGCGTGAGGTAGCCCCCCTCGGCGGCCGGCGACTCGCTGCTCGCGGGCGCGGACCCCGAGGCGCAGCCGCTCAGGGCGAGCGCGGCGGCGGCGAGGCCGGCGGCGATGCGGACGAGACGGATGCGGCGCGACATGGTGCCTCCATGAGTCGGGGTGCCCGCGCATGCGTGCTGTCGCTGCGGGGATCCCTCCATCTTGGTCACGGGTTCGGCCCCGCGGCCCGTTGCGGGTCGGTTTGTTACAGGTCCGATGCCTCCGGGGCCGCGGCGAGCCGTCCTTCGGCCGCCGCCAGGGCTCGTCGCGCACCATCGGTCGGTGCGATCGCGACGAGCCCTCGGTAGAGCTTCGCGAGGGTCTCGACGTCGAGGACGCCGCTGCGCGCGCGGTCGCAGTGCACCGCCTGGATCGCCGCCTCGAGCTGGAAGCGCCCGAGCGGCCGCCCGAGTGCCGAGGCACGGCGCAGCAGGGCGGCGCCCTCCCCGATCAGCCCGCGATCCCACTGCGCCGGGTCCTGCTCGTCGAGCGGGGGCCAGGGCAGCTCGGCGCGGGCCGGCGCACGCGACTGCGCGTAGGTGAGCAGCGCGGCCAGCCCCCAGGCCTCGGGCTCGTCGTCGAGGAGCGTGGCCGCGAGCACCGCGAGCCACCGGGCCTCGTCGGCGAGCGACTCGCGCGGCTCGTCGCCCTGGTCGAGCCAGCCGATGGCGTAGGCGCCGTAGATCGCCTCGAGCACCGCCGGAAGCCGGGCCGGCATGTCGGCGCGCGTGGGCACACGGAATGGGATGCCGGCACCCCGGATCCGCCGCTTGGCGCGCACCAGCCGCTGGGCCATCGCCGAAGGCTCGATGCCGAACGCCCGCGCGATGTCAGCGGCCTCGAACCCCAGCACCGTCTGCAGCATGAGCGGTGTGCGAATGGCCGGGTCGATCGCCGGGTGCGCGCACGCGAAGAGCAGCTCGAGCCGGCGGTCGGGGATCACCTCGGCGCGCTCCAGTGCCGTGAGGGCATCGACCTCGTGCTCATCCGCGCGCACCGCGGCGATCCCCTCGTCCAGCGGCACGCCGGTCCGGCGGGCCGCCGACGAGAGGGCGTCGCGCAGTCGATTGCGAGCCACGGTGACCAGCCACCCTTCGGGATTGGCGGGGATGCCGGCGTCCGGCCAGGTCCGCAGCGCCCGCTCGAAGGCGTCGGCGAGCGCGTCCTCGGCGAGGGCGACATCGCGCGTCGAAGCGGCGACGACGGCCAGGATGCGGCCGTACGACTCCCGCGCGGTGCGCGCGGCGACCGCGCGGGAATCGTCGACGCTCGGCATCAGCCGGCGAACGGGGTCCAGGCGCCGTTCTCGAAGCGGGTCGCGCTGGGCCGCACCTCGACGGTGCCCCAGCTGATCGACGGAGCCTTGCCGGCCCAGCCGATGGCGGCGTCGAGGTCGGCGACGTCGATCACGAACGTGCCGCCGAGCTGCTCCTTGGTGTCGGCGAAGGGGCCGTCCTGCACGCGCAGCGTGCCGTCGGGAGCCGTCACCGTCGTGGTCACGGCGGAGGGCTGCAGCACCTCGGCCGAGATCAGCACACCCGCCTCGTCGAGCGCCTTCGCGTACTCGTCGAACTCGCGCATGCCCTCGGCCCAGGCGTCGTCGCCCATGTCTTCGGGGGTCATCTCGGGGTAGTGGAGGAGGAGTGCGTACCGCATGGTGTCGTCCTTTCTGGAGGGGGCGCTACACCCCTCTGACGATGCGAGCGCGTCCCGATCGACAGATCGGGCGAGATCAGCCGTTGCCGAGTTCGTCGAGCATGCGTCGCTGCTCGTCGGTGAGCCCATCGTTCAGTTCCCTGCGGCCGGCGGATGCCTCGGGGCTCGGGATCGGTGGGGCCGCAGCATCCGTCGATC is from Microbacterium sp. LWH3-1.2 and encodes:
- a CDS encoding ABC transporter substrate-binding protein — its product is MSRRIRLVRIAAGLAAAALALSGCASGSAPASSESPAAEGGYLTPGKLTIATGETAYEPYVIDDDPESGEGFEAAIAYAVAEELGFAPEDVEWVRTSFEAAIAPGPKSFDFNIQQYTITDERKQAVDFSSPYYEASQSVVALKGGAAEGVTDIAGLKGLVLGAMSGSTSATTIEQAIAPTTAPQLYGSNEDAVAALKAGQIDAIVLDTPTAYTAVNFYIDDSFTVGELPAAGVPDQWGLLLAKDSPLTADVTAAVDTLRENGTLDELEEEWLSVLSEGVPQLK
- a CDS encoding RNA polymerase sigma factor gives rise to the protein MPSVDDSRAVAARTARESYGRILAVVAASTRDVALAEDALADAFERALRTWPDAGIPANPEGWLVTVARNRLRDALSSAARRTGVPLDEGIAAVRADEHEVDALTALERAEVIPDRRLELLFACAHPAIDPAIRTPLMLQTVLGFEAADIARAFGIEPSAMAQRLVRAKRRIRGAGIPFRVPTRADMPARLPAVLEAIYGAYAIGWLDQGDEPRESLADEARWLAVLAATLLDDEPEAWGLAALLTYAQSRAPARAELPWPPLDEQDPAQWDRGLIGEGAALLRRASALGRPLGRFQLEAAIQAVHCDRARSGVLDVETLAKLYRGLVAIAPTDGARRALAAAEGRLAAAPEASDL
- a CDS encoding YciI family protein; the protein is MRYALLLHYPEMTPEDMGDDAWAEGMREFDEYAKALDEAGVLISAEVLQPSAVTTTVTAPDGTLRVQDGPFADTKEQLGGTFVIDVADLDAAIGWAGKAPSISWGTVEVRPSATRFENGAWTPFAG